A section of the Flaviflexus equikiangi genome encodes:
- a CDS encoding ATP-binding protein, producing the protein MIVECLEAEFLGRRETNALKLIKQARFPTPHAHINDITYLTSRDITKPQMTSLAQCDWIETGRNVLLLSPTGAGKSYIAQALGIAACQKQYSVAFTRLKELDYQLQLADTDKEKYHRILARYKDVDLVILDDFFTTPISNQTAYDLFEIFVARTDAGRSTMIAAQSEPADWYQAFPTEISADSTLSRITTGATIIRLGTANMRDHYSIDND; encoded by the coding sequence GTGATCGTCGAATGTTTGGAAGCCGAATTCCTCGGCAGACGCGAAACCAATGCGCTGAAGCTGATCAAACAAGCACGCTTCCCCACCCCACACGCTCACATCAACGACATCACCTACCTCACCAGCAGAGACATCACGAAGCCACAAATGACCTCCCTGGCCCAATGCGATTGGATAGAAACCGGACGCAACGTGCTCTTACTCAGTCCCACAGGAGCGGGAAAGTCATACATCGCTCAAGCACTGGGAATAGCCGCCTGCCAAAAGCAGTACAGCGTCGCGTTCACACGACTCAAAGAGCTCGACTACCAACTCCAGCTCGCTGACACAGACAAGGAGAAGTACCACCGGATCCTAGCCCGATACAAAGACGTTGACCTAGTAATCCTCGATGACTTCTTCACCACCCCGATCAGCAACCAGACCGCCTACGACCTGTTCGAGATCTTCGTTGCCCGCACCGACGCCGGCCGTTCAACAATGATCGCAGCTCAAAGTGAACCAGCTGACTGGTATCAAGCATTCCCTACCGAGATCTCTGCTGATTCAACCCTGTCACGGATCACCACAGGAGCGACCATCATCAGGCTCGGCACCGCAAACATGCGCGACCATTACTCAATAGACAACGACTGA
- a CDS encoding IS256 family transposase, with amino-acid sequence MTAPHIIDPAGLLREALAEASPDLMRDLLQAMINALLSADADAVVGAEWGKPSPDRRTQRNGYRHRPLDTRVGTVDVAVPKLRSGTYFPDWLLERRKRAETALITVVADCYLAGVSTRRMDKLVKTLGIHSLSKSQVSRMATDLDEHVDQFRHRPLDEAGPFTFVAADALTMKVREGGRVINAVVLIATGVNADGRREVLGLRVATSETGAAWNSFFADLVARGLTGVRLVTSDAHAGLIEAVAANLPGASWQRCRTHYAANLMSVCPKSYWPAVKAMLHSVYDQPDAASVHAQFDRLLDYVGDKLPEAHDHLDGARADILAFTGFPTGVWAQIWSNNPNERLNREIRRRTDSVGIFPNREAIIRLVGAVLAEQTDEWAEGRRYLSLDVLARSRLHMLPETTDEVSDDPLELTA; translated from the coding sequence ATGACCGCTCCTCATATTATCGACCCTGCAGGCCTGCTCCGTGAAGCCCTGGCCGAAGCATCCCCGGACTTGATGCGCGATCTGCTGCAGGCCATGATCAACGCCCTGCTTTCAGCAGACGCCGATGCCGTGGTCGGGGCGGAATGGGGCAAGCCCAGCCCCGACCGCCGCACCCAGCGCAACGGCTACCGCCACCGGCCCCTGGACACCCGGGTCGGCACAGTGGATGTTGCTGTCCCAAAACTCAGATCGGGCACATATTTTCCCGACTGGCTGCTCGAGCGCAGAAAACGAGCCGAAACAGCACTGATCACGGTCGTGGCTGACTGCTACCTCGCCGGCGTCAGCACTCGGCGGATGGATAAGCTCGTGAAAACCCTGGGTATTCATTCCCTGTCGAAGTCGCAGGTCTCGCGCATGGCTACTGACCTGGACGAGCACGTGGACCAGTTCCGTCACCGCCCGCTCGATGAGGCCGGCCCGTTCACGTTCGTCGCTGCTGACGCGCTGACCATGAAGGTCCGCGAGGGCGGGCGTGTGATTAACGCGGTCGTCCTCATCGCTACCGGCGTCAATGCCGATGGTAGGCGTGAAGTCCTCGGCCTGCGGGTTGCGACCAGTGAGACCGGGGCGGCATGGAACTCCTTCTTCGCCGACCTCGTCGCACGCGGCCTGACCGGCGTGCGTTTAGTGACTTCTGATGCTCATGCGGGCCTGATCGAGGCGGTCGCAGCGAACCTGCCGGGTGCGTCCTGGCAGCGATGCCGCACGCACTACGCCGCGAACCTGATGAGCGTGTGCCCCAAGAGCTACTGGCCGGCAGTCAAAGCGATGCTGCACTCGGTCTACGACCAGCCCGACGCAGCCAGTGTCCACGCCCAATTCGACCGGCTCTTGGACTACGTCGGCGATAAGCTCCCTGAAGCTCACGATCATCTGGACGGCGCACGTGCCGATATCCTTGCCTTCACCGGTTTCCCGACCGGGGTGTGGGCCCAGATCTGGTCCAACAACCCCAATGAGCGCCTCAACCGCGAGATCCGTCGCCGCACCGATTCGGTGGGGATCTTCCCCAACCGAGAGGCGATCATCCGCCTGGTCGGTGCGGTCCTGGCCGAGCAGACCGATGAATGGGCCGAAGGGCGCCGCTACCTCAGCCTCGACGTTCTCGCCAGAAGCCGCCTCCACATGCTTCCCGAGACCACAGACGAGGTGAGCGACGATCCTCTCGAACTGACCGCCTAA
- a CDS encoding Mu transposase domain-containing protein — translation MIHIHGHYYSVPPVHVGAMADIVITEDTVHISINSNLVASHERYRGRVSSRYSTDPSHVPDQHKDTSALWSRQRFVDRASRIGPHTRQVIEDLFDTVEADAQAFHACNEILNRASAGRGPRLENACRLLIESGRRVSKTAVKDFYTQTTFNPGQDSPRGLSTQTTTPITAGMVRGADAYRLPTTGTEVEA, via the coding sequence ATCATTCATATCCACGGACATTATTACTCTGTCCCACCTGTCCACGTGGGAGCTATGGCCGACATTGTGATCACCGAGGACACAGTCCACATCAGTATCAACTCGAACCTGGTTGCCAGCCATGAACGCTACCGGGGACGAGTCAGTAGCCGTTACTCCACTGACCCGTCCCACGTTCCTGATCAACATAAAGACACAAGCGCCCTGTGGTCACGGCAACGCTTTGTCGATCGAGCTAGTCGAATCGGGCCCCACACGAGGCAAGTCATCGAGGACCTGTTCGACACTGTTGAAGCAGATGCCCAAGCTTTCCACGCATGTAATGAGATTCTAAACCGCGCCAGCGCCGGGCGCGGACCTCGTCTAGAAAATGCCTGCCGTCTGTTGATCGAATCAGGACGACGAGTCTCCAAAACCGCGGTCAAGGACTTCTACACCCAAACCACCTTCAACCCTGGCCAGGATTCACCCCGAGGACTATCAACCCAGACCACCACTCCAATCACAGCAGGAATGGTCCGCGGCGCCGATGCCTACCGCCTCCCCACGACCGGTACGGAGGTAGAGGCATGA
- a CDS encoding IS3 family transposase (programmed frameshift) produces MPRKYDPELKQRAVRMVSEALPDHPTRTAAVRHVADLLGVGAEALRTWHRQAEVDHGKRPGVTTDLVAENKRLERENAELRKANEVLKAASIFFAKGTRPATDEMIAFIDTYRDRFGVEFLCATLRGAVRGFITSRGYRAAKSRPPSARQLKDELLIPEIQRLHEEHYSVYGRRKMHALLKRQGWDIGRDQTHRLMKLADVEGVRRSKKAFTTIPDSGLALPGDLVERRFVADRPNQLWVCDITYVATWSGFAYVSFIIDVFARRIAGWNVASTLKADVLPLQALEMAAWQNDGDLDGVIHHSDHGSNYMSLVYTSRVNELGAKPSTGTVGDSFDNAMAESVNALYKAELIRQRGPWKTVEEVELATLEYVWWWNNKRLHGELGYRSPLEVETAYYTEQESRLTPVR; encoded by the exons ATGCCCAGAAAGTATGACCCCGAACTGAAGCAGCGTGCGGTGCGGATGGTTTCCGAGGCTCTTCCCGATCACCCCACTCGCACAGCCGCGGTCCGTCATGTCGCGGACCTGCTCGGGGTAGGCGCAGAGGCCCTGCGAACCTGGCACCGGCAGGCCGAAGTCGACCACGGTAAAAGGCCCGGCGTGACGACCGACTTAGTCGCCGAGAATAAACGACTGGAGCGTGAGAACGCTGAGCTGCGCAAGGCTAACGAGGTGCTTAAAGCTGCGAGTATATTTTTCGCGA AAGGAACTCGACCGGCCACGGACGAAATGATCGCTTTCATCGATACTTATCGTGATCGTTTCGGAGTTGAGTTCCTCTGCGCCACGCTTCGTGGGGCAGTCCGTGGATTTATCACCTCCCGTGGATACCGTGCCGCGAAGAGCCGGCCCCCGTCAGCCCGTCAGCTGAAAGACGAGCTGCTGATTCCAGAGATCCAGCGCCTGCACGAAGAGCATTACAGCGTCTACGGACGCCGCAAGATGCATGCGCTCCTGAAACGACAGGGCTGGGACATCGGCCGCGATCAGACTCACAGGCTCATGAAACTCGCCGACGTTGAAGGTGTTCGCAGGTCGAAGAAGGCTTTCACCACGATCCCTGATTCCGGCTTAGCGCTGCCCGGGGACCTGGTGGAGCGCCGGTTTGTTGCTGACCGACCTAACCAATTGTGGGTCTGCGACATCACCTATGTCGCCACCTGGTCCGGGTTCGCCTACGTCTCTTTCATCATCGACGTCTTCGCTCGTCGTATCGCCGGCTGGAATGTTGCCTCGACATTGAAAGCTGACGTGCTGCCACTGCAAGCTTTGGAGATGGCTGCCTGGCAAAACGACGGTGACCTTGATGGAGTGATCCATCATAGCGATCACGGCTCGAACTACATGTCCCTGGTCTACACCAGCAGGGTCAATGAACTCGGCGCCAAGCCCTCTACCGGGACCGTCGGCGATAGTTTTGACAACGCGATGGCTGAATCGGTTAATGCTCTCTACAAGGCCGAACTGATTCGTCAGCGCGGGCCGTGGAAGACCGTGGAAGAAGTTGAGCTGGCAACCCTGGAATACGTGTGGTGGTGGAACAACAAACGCCTCCACGGTGAACTTGGCTACCGCAGCCCGCTCGAGGTCGAGACCGCCTACTACACTGAACAAGAATCCCGCCTGACACCAGTCCGGTGA
- the istA gene encoding IS21 family transposase translates to MTDYKQIMKLLLKNTSVAQINLIVECSNTSIGQARAVLAQTEMDADAVYALTDSRLQELFPDGRRGRRADFVEPDLEAILKALKGPKKPTLKVLWVKYLDSTPQGGQIHYSYRQFCQLIRDHTQRHDLVAVITHEPGQEMYVDWAGDPLQILDPINGTKTKAYLFVAVLPFSGIIFARAYTNMRMTAWLDGHAQAFTAFGGVPELVVCDNAATATYRPKMKDAHRSITAGYQDFAHYYGTAIVPAKVYKPRYKAAVETAVRVCQTWITEYLSDQNFATLAELNTAIRDRLAANNNGPFRGADQSRLEIFTLDEKPFLQSLPSTAWQHVELKQVKVAKNYHVLIRPGFSSGRFSCHRTGVRRDSCSV, encoded by the coding sequence ATGACTGACTATAAGCAGATTATGAAGCTGTTATTGAAAAACACATCCGTCGCTCAGATCAACTTGATAGTGGAATGCTCAAACACGTCGATTGGCCAGGCCCGAGCGGTCCTCGCTCAGACAGAGATGGACGCTGATGCTGTTTATGCCTTAACCGATAGTCGGCTCCAGGAGTTGTTTCCTGATGGGCGTCGCGGACGCCGTGCCGACTTTGTCGAACCCGACTTGGAGGCAATTCTGAAGGCTTTGAAAGGCCCGAAGAAGCCGACATTGAAGGTGTTGTGGGTGAAGTACCTGGACTCCACACCTCAAGGTGGACAAATTCATTATAGTTACCGACAGTTCTGCCAACTGATCCGCGATCACACTCAACGTCATGACCTGGTTGCTGTGATCACCCATGAGCCCGGACAGGAGATGTATGTCGACTGGGCCGGTGACCCCCTGCAGATTCTCGACCCAATCAATGGGACAAAGACAAAGGCCTACCTGTTCGTGGCGGTGCTGCCGTTCTCAGGGATCATCTTTGCGCGGGCTTATACGAATATGCGGATGACAGCATGGCTAGACGGTCACGCCCAGGCATTCACCGCGTTTGGCGGGGTCCCTGAGCTCGTGGTCTGCGACAATGCGGCGACCGCAACGTATCGACCAAAGATGAAGGACGCTCACCGGTCAATCACCGCAGGCTATCAAGACTTCGCCCACTATTACGGGACAGCAATCGTGCCAGCCAAGGTATATAAGCCACGCTATAAAGCAGCAGTAGAAACCGCGGTGAGAGTCTGTCAGACCTGGATCACTGAGTATCTTAGCGATCAGAACTTCGCCACCCTGGCAGAGCTCAATACTGCGATACGTGACCGCCTGGCAGCGAATAATAATGGCCCCTTCCGCGGCGCAGATCAATCTCGTCTAGAGATTTTCACTCTTGATGAGAAGCCGTTCTTACAGTCACTGCCGAGCACGGCCTGGCAACACGTCGAGCTCAAACAGGTGAAAGTCGCCAAGAATTACCATGTTCTGATTCGGCCTGGGTTTAGTTCCGGCCGTTTTTCCTGTCACCGGACTGGTGTCAGGCGGGATTCTTGTTCAGTGTAG
- a CDS encoding ATP-binding protein, translating to MMRFFAGPSLLIIDELGYLPLPAEAASALFQVINQRYLKTSIILTTNRPVGAWGEILGDTTVAAAMLDRLLHRSVVITLDGPSYRLRHHTDQADELRRATTGINIR from the coding sequence ATGATGAGATTCTTCGCCGGCCCCTCACTCCTCATCATCGATGAACTCGGCTACCTCCCACTGCCCGCAGAAGCCGCCTCCGCGCTCTTCCAGGTCATCAATCAACGCTACCTAAAAACCTCGATCATCCTGACAACAAACCGGCCCGTCGGCGCGTGGGGAGAGATCCTGGGCGACACTACCGTCGCAGCCGCAATGCTCGACCGACTCCTCCACAGATCCGTCGTCATCACTCTCGATGGTCCGTCCTACCGCCTCCGTCACCACACCGACCAAGCCGACGAACTCAGACGAGCCACCACCGGCATCAACATACGCTAA
- a CDS encoding ATP-binding protein, with protein sequence MDQAIAQELTLTQTLEKLFAIELSAQEARQLAGRFRFANIPSGLTLDAFDVDYASGIDRNLLHELGTCRFIHNATNVLLVGPPGAGKTHIAAGLGHAAVTAGYRVYFTTAADLAARCHRAAIEDKMVNNDEILRRPLTPHHR encoded by the coding sequence ATGGACCAGGCCATAGCCCAAGAGCTGACACTGACCCAGACCCTGGAAAAGCTCTTCGCGATCGAACTCAGCGCTCAAGAAGCACGGCAATTAGCTGGCAGGTTCCGGTTTGCCAACATCCCCTCCGGGCTCACCCTGGACGCGTTCGATGTCGACTATGCTTCCGGCATCGACCGCAACCTCCTCCACGAGCTCGGAACGTGCAGGTTCATCCACAATGCCACCAACGTCTTACTCGTGGGTCCGCCCGGAGCGGGTAAAACCCATATCGCTGCAGGCCTTGGGCACGCGGCAGTCACGGCCGGGTACCGGGTCTACTTCACCACCGCCGCTGACCTCGCAGCACGCTGCCACCGGGCCGCGATCGAGGATAAAATGGTCAACAATGATGAGATTCTTCGCCGGCCCCTCACTCCTCATCATCGATGA